The following proteins come from a genomic window of Diorhabda carinulata isolate Delta chromosome X, icDioCari1.1, whole genome shotgun sequence:
- the LOC130901280 gene encoding glucose dehydrogenase [FAD, quinone]-like has protein sequence MDCGCSSAYLGPSLDQTCGAGSVYLFMTLLDTFIRNTCEISEVCERVIPKLKPDNEYDFVVIGGGSGGATAAGKLAQVPGWKVLLIEAGNDEPPGTQVPSMVVNYHGNKLVDWDYKTEPEQWGCQGYPEKRCSWPRGKVLGGCSVINGMMYTRGTPNDYDSWAAAGNEGWSYKDVLPVFKRFEDNKEIGNLVDAEYHGIGGPLTTSRFNDQPELAYDVLKAAKQIGQKVTKDINGKDYSGFTIAQSNTRNGARLSSARAYLRPQRYNRNLHVMVNSTATKINLRVDGKQKIVHSVEFIYENRTYTVKVKNEVVLAAGALNSPQILLLSGIGPKVDLDRVGIKQIHELPGVGRNLKNHVAFYITYLLKKQKAFVDLDWATALNYIINRKGPMSSTGMSQVTARINSKYADPSGTNPDLQIFFAGYLAHCAKTGEAKALEQPDKPEASKTLTMSPVTLHPKSEGYVTLRSKNPLEPPIMVANYLSEPEDVRVLVDGIRVIQRLMNSTIMKEKYGPEEIKDDYGPCASKFSYDSDDFWECAVKYYTGAENHQACSCKMGPSTDPMAVIDSKLMVHGIDGIRVMDASAMPILVSGNTHATIVMMAERGVDFIKERWLPKYFMNDLDFQNRFGGSNSAIGNKPPFGGADKIDGNHHPHFNRFGKSNTPRSHYPNWGHHHHNFFNDGHDFHFFSENNKNNGGNKLL, from the exons ATGGACTGTGGTTGTTCTTCCGCTTATTTGGGACCATCTCTTGACCAAACATGCGGAGCGGGGTCCGTTTATCTATTTATGACGCTCTTAGATACATTTATAAGAAATACGTGTGAAATATCGGAAGTATGTGAGAGAGTGATTCCCAAACTAAAACCGGACAATGAATATGATTTTGTTGTTATTGGTGGAGGTAGCGGAGGTGCTACTGCTGCCGGTAAGTTAGCCCAAGTGCCAGGATGGAAAGTTCTTCTAATTGAAGCTGGAAATGATGAACCACCGGGAACacag GTTCCATCCATGGTAGTGAATTATCATGGTAACAAACTTGTCGATTGGGATTATAAAACTGAACCGGAACAGTGGGGTTGTCAAGGATATCCCGAAAAAAGATGTTCGTGGCCTAGAGGTAAAGTCTTGGGAGGATGCAGTGTCATAAACGGAATGATGTATACTAGAGGAACGCCGAATg ATTACGATTCCTGGGCCGCAGCCGGTAACGAAGGTTGGAGTTACAAGGACGTCCTTCCGGTATTCAAGAGATTCGAAGACAACAAAGAAATCGGAAATCTCGTGGATGCGGAATATCACGGAATTGGAGGACCGTTGACGACATCGAGATTCAACGATCAACCGGAATTGGCCTACGATGTTTTGAAAGCAGCCAAGCAAATAGGGCAAAAGGTCACTAAAGATATCAACGGCAAAGATTATTCTGGATTCACGATTGCTCAAAGTAATACGAG aAACGGTGCTCGTCTAAGCAGCGCTCGGGCTTATTTAAGGCCTCAAAGGTATAATCGAAATCTTCATGTAATGGTGAACTCAACTGCTACGAAAATAAATCTTAGAGTCGATGGTAAACAAAAGATAGTACACAGCGTAGAATTCATTTACGAAAATAGAACTTATACCGTGAAAGTGAAAAATGAAGTGGTACTTGCAGCAGGAGCTCTGAATTCGCCGCAGATTCTCCTCCTCTCTGGAATTGGACCTAAAGTAGATCTTGATCGG GTTGGTATAAAACAAATACATGAACTACCTGGAGTAGGAAGAAATCTCAAAAACCACGTTGCATTTTATATTacctatttattaaaaaaacaaaaagcttTCGTGGATTTGGATTGGGCGACTGCcttaaattatattatcaataGAAAAGGACCCATGTCGTCAACTG gaaTGTCCCAAGTGACGGCAAGAATCAATTCAAAATACGCAGATCCAAGTGGTACTAACCCAGATCTCCAGATATTTTTCGCTGGTTATTTAGCTCATTGCGCTAAAACGGGGGAGGCTAAAGCTCTAGAGCAACCAGATAAACCAGAAGCTTCTAAAACTCTAACTATGTCTCCAGTTACTCTTCATCCGAAAAGCGAAGGTTACGTAACACTTAGATCTAAAAATCCTTTAGAACCACCAATTATGGTAGCCAACTATCTTTCAGAACCCGAAGATGTTCGCGTTTTGGTTGATGGTATCAGAGTCATTCAGCGATTGATGAATAGCACAATTATGAAAGAGAAGTATGGACCAGAAGAGATTAAAGACGATTATGGACCCTGTGCCTCAAAATTCAG CTACGACTCAGATGATTTTTGGGAATGTGCGGTGAAATATTATACAGGAGCTGAGAATCATCAAGCGTGTTCATGTAAAATGGGACCGTCCACTGATCCAATGGCAGTTATCGACAGCAAACTAATGGTTCATGGTATAGATGGTATCAGAGTGATGGATGCTTCAGCCATGCCGATACTTGTATCAGGAAATACTCATGCCACTATAGTGATGATGGCCGAAAGAGGCGTTGATTTTATTAAGGAACGGTGGTTACCTAAATACTTTATGAATGATTTAGATTTCCAAAACCGATTTGGTGGAAGTAATTCAGCAATAGGCAACAAACCTCCTTTTGGTGGAGCTGACAAAATCGACGGTAATCATCATCCGCATTTCAACAGATTTGGTAAAAGTAATACTCCAAGATCCCATTATCCAAACTGGGGACACCATcatcataacttttttaatgatGGACATGACTTTCATTTCTTTTCtgagaataacaaaaataatggaGGTAATAAACTCCTTTGA